A genomic stretch from Enterobacter dykesii includes:
- the dppB gene encoding dipeptide ABC transporter permease DppB has translation MLQFILRRLGLVIPTFIGITLLTFAFVHMIPGDPVMIMAGERGISPERHAQLLAELGLDKPMWQQYLHYIWGVLHGDLGISLKSRLPVWDEFVPRFKATLELGVCAMIFATAVGIPVGVLAAVKRGSIFDHTAVGLALTGYSMPIFWWGMMLIMLVSVQLNLTPVSGRVSDMVFLDDSNPLTGFMLIDTAIWGEEGNFIDAVAHMILPAMVLGTIPLAVIVRMTRSSMLEVLGEDYIRTARAKGLTRMRVIIVHALRNAMLPVVTVIGLQVGTLLAGAILTETIFSWPGLGRWLIDALQRRDYPVVQGGVLLVATMIILVNLLVDLLYGVVNPRIRHKK, from the coding sequence ATGTTGCAGTTCATCCTCCGACGTCTGGGACTTGTTATCCCCACGTTTATCGGTATCACCCTTCTCACTTTTGCCTTCGTCCATATGATCCCCGGCGACCCGGTAATGATTATGGCGGGCGAGCGTGGTATTTCCCCTGAGCGCCATGCACAGCTGCTGGCGGAACTCGGTCTCGATAAGCCGATGTGGCAGCAATATCTCCACTATATCTGGGGCGTATTGCACGGTGATTTAGGGATTTCGCTGAAAAGCCGTCTTCCGGTGTGGGACGAGTTCGTGCCGCGTTTTAAAGCGACGCTGGAGCTTGGCGTCTGCGCTATGATTTTCGCCACTGCGGTGGGTATTCCTGTCGGGGTACTGGCTGCCGTCAAGCGTGGCTCTATTTTTGACCACACCGCGGTGGGCCTGGCGCTGACCGGCTACTCCATGCCTATCTTCTGGTGGGGCATGATGCTGATCATGCTGGTATCGGTGCAGCTTAACCTGACACCGGTCTCTGGGCGCGTCAGTGATATGGTCTTCCTGGATGACTCCAACCCGCTCACCGGCTTTATGCTGATTGATACGGCTATCTGGGGCGAAGAGGGCAACTTCATTGATGCCGTGGCGCACATGATCCTGCCTGCCATGGTGCTGGGCACCATTCCTCTGGCGGTGATCGTGCGTATGACCCGCTCATCGATGCTGGAAGTGCTGGGTGAGGATTATATCCGCACCGCGCGCGCCAAGGGCCTGACGCGTATGCGCGTCATCATCGTGCATGCGCTGCGTAACGCCATGCTGCCGGTGGTGACCGTTATCGGCCTCCAGGTGGGGACGTTGCTGGCGGGGGCGATCCTGACCGAAACCATTTTCTCCTGGCCGGGTCTTGGACGCTGGCTGATTGACGCGCTGCAACGCCGTGACTATCCGGTTGTGCAGGGCGGTGTATTGCTGGTCGCGACGATGATTATCCTCGTCAACCTGCTGGTCGATTTGCTGTACGGCGTGGTGAACCCGCGTATTCGTCATAAGAAGTAA
- the dppC gene encoding dipeptide ABC transporter permease DppC produces MSQVTQNKVVAAPVPMTPLQEFWHYFKRNKGAVVGLVYVVIMILIAVFANFLAPYNPADQFRDALLAPPAWQDGGSLTHLLGTDDVGRDVLSRLMYGARLSLLVGCLVVVLSLIMGIVLGLVAGYFGGIVDNIIMRIVDIMLALPSLLLALVLVAIFGPSIGNAALALTFVALPHYVRLTRAAVLVEVNRDYVTASRVAGAGAMRQMFVNIFPNCLAPLIVQASLGFSNAILDMAALGFLGMGAQPPTPEWGTMLSDVLQFAQSAWWVVTFPGLAILLTVLAFNLMGDGLRDALDPKLKQ; encoded by the coding sequence ATGTCACAAGTCACTCAAAATAAAGTGGTCGCTGCACCGGTTCCTATGACGCCGTTGCAGGAATTCTGGCACTACTTCAAGCGCAATAAAGGCGCGGTGGTAGGGCTAGTGTATGTCGTAATCATGATCCTGATTGCGGTGTTTGCGAACTTCCTCGCACCGTATAACCCGGCGGACCAGTTCCGCGATGCGCTGCTCGCGCCGCCTGCCTGGCAGGATGGCGGTAGCCTGACGCACCTGCTGGGTACCGATGACGTGGGCCGCGACGTGCTGTCGCGTCTTATGTACGGCGCGCGCCTGTCGCTGCTTGTCGGCTGCCTGGTGGTGGTGTTGTCTCTGATTATGGGGATCGTTCTCGGCCTGGTTGCCGGTTACTTCGGCGGCATCGTTGATAACATCATCATGCGTATCGTCGATATTATGCTGGCGCTGCCAAGTCTGCTGCTGGCGCTGGTGCTGGTAGCGATCTTCGGCCCGTCGATAGGCAATGCCGCGCTGGCGTTGACCTTCGTGGCGCTTCCTCACTACGTGCGTTTAACCCGTGCGGCGGTGCTGGTGGAAGTGAACCGCGACTACGTCACCGCTTCTCGCGTGGCGGGTGCCGGTGCGATGCGCCAGATGTTTGTCAATATCTTCCCGAACTGCCTTGCGCCGCTGATCGTTCAGGCGTCGCTCGGTTTCTCTAACGCCATTCTTGATATGGCCGCTCTTGGCTTCCTGGGCATGGGTGCGCAGCCGCCAACACCGGAGTGGGGCACCATGCTCTCCGACGTGTTGCAGTTCGCACAAAGCGCCTGGTGGGTTGTCACCTTCCCGGGTCTGGCAATCCTGCTGACGGTGCTGGCATTTAACCTGATGGGTGATGGCCTGCGTGATGCGCTTGATCCCAAACTGAAGCAGTAA
- the dppD gene encoding dipeptide ABC transporter ATP-binding protein, translating to MALLNVDKLSVHFGDEGTPFRAVDRISYSVNQGEVVGIVGESGSGKSVSSLAIMGLIDYPGRVMAENLQFNGQDLKRISEKQRRQLVGAEVAMIFQDPMTSLNPCYTVGFQIMEAIKVHQGGNKKTRRQRAIDLLNQVGIPDPASRLDVYPHQLSGGMSQRVMIAMAIACRPKLLIADEPTTALDVTIQAQIIELLLELQQKENMALVLITHDLALVAEAAHKIIVMYAGQVVETGNSHDIFRAPRHPYTQALLRALPEFAQDKARLASLPGVVPGKYDRPQGCLLNPRCPYATDKCRAEEPELNQLADGRQSKCHYPLDDAGRPTL from the coding sequence ATGGCGTTATTAAATGTAGATAAATTATCGGTGCACTTCGGCGACGAGGGCACCCCGTTTCGCGCCGTGGACCGCATCAGCTACAGCGTAAATCAAGGCGAAGTGGTTGGCATTGTCGGGGAATCCGGCTCCGGTAAGTCGGTGAGCTCACTGGCGATCATGGGGCTGATAGATTACCCGGGCCGCGTGATGGCGGAAAACCTGCAGTTCAACGGTCAGGATCTGAAGCGCATTTCTGAAAAACAGCGCCGCCAGCTGGTGGGCGCTGAAGTGGCGATGATTTTCCAGGATCCCATGACCAGCCTGAACCCCTGCTACACCGTTGGTTTCCAGATTATGGAAGCGATTAAGGTGCATCAGGGCGGGAATAAGAAAACCCGTCGTCAGCGGGCGATCGACCTGCTGAACCAGGTGGGTATTCCTGACCCGGCATCACGCCTGGACGTTTACCCGCACCAGCTCTCCGGAGGGATGAGCCAGCGCGTGATGATCGCGATGGCGATTGCCTGTCGACCAAAACTGCTGATTGCAGATGAACCGACGACGGCGTTGGATGTGACCATCCAGGCGCAAATCATCGAACTGCTGCTGGAGCTGCAGCAGAAAGAGAATATGGCGCTGGTGCTGATTACGCACGATCTGGCGCTGGTGGCCGAAGCCGCCCACAAAATCATCGTGATGTATGCCGGCCAGGTGGTCGAGACCGGAAATTCACACGATATTTTCCGCGCGCCGCGTCACCCGTATACCCAGGCGCTGTTACGCGCGCTGCCGGAGTTTGCCCAGGACAAAGCGCGTCTGGCGTCGCTGCCGGGTGTGGTGCCGGGTAAATATGACCGTCCGCAGGGCTGTCTGCTCAATCCGCGCTGTCCGTATGCGACGGACAAATGCCGGGCAGAAGAGCCAGAGCTGAACCAGCTTGCTGACGGTCGTCAGTCGAAATGCCACTACCCACTCGATGATGCCGGGAGGCCAACACTATGA
- the dppF gene encoding dipeptide ABC transporter ATP-binding subunit DppF, which yields MSTQQATTQQPLLQAIDLKKYYPVKKGLFAPERLVKALDGVSFNLERGKTLAVVGESGCGKSTLGRLLTMIEVPTGGELYYQGQDLLKHDPQAQKLRRQKIQIVFQNPYGSLNPRKKVGQILEEPLLINSNLSKEQRREKALAMMAKVGLKTEHYDRYPHMFSGGQRQRIAIARGLMLDPDVVIADEPVSALDVSVRAQVLNLMMDLQQELGLSYVFISHDLSVVEHIADEVMVMYLGRCVEKGTKDQIFNNPRHPYTQALLSATPRLNPDDRRERIKLTGELPSPLNPPPGCAFNARCSRRFGPCTQLQPQLKEYGGQLVACFAVDQDENGEKPHP from the coding sequence ATGAGTACGCAACAGGCCACCACGCAACAACCGCTGCTGCAGGCCATCGATCTGAAAAAATACTACCCGGTGAAGAAGGGGCTGTTTGCCCCTGAACGCCTGGTGAAAGCGCTGGACGGCGTTTCCTTTAACCTCGAACGCGGTAAAACGCTGGCGGTGGTAGGGGAGTCAGGCTGCGGCAAATCCACGCTGGGCCGTCTGCTGACGATGATTGAAGTGCCGACCGGCGGCGAACTCTACTATCAGGGGCAGGATCTGCTCAAGCACGATCCGCAGGCGCAGAAGCTGCGTCGCCAGAAAATCCAGATTGTGTTCCAGAACCCGTATGGTTCCTTGAACCCGCGTAAAAAAGTCGGGCAGATTCTGGAAGAGCCGCTGCTGATCAACAGTAATCTGAGCAAGGAGCAGCGCCGTGAAAAAGCGCTGGCGATGATGGCGAAGGTCGGCCTCAAAACCGAGCATTACGATCGCTATCCGCACATGTTCTCCGGCGGCCAGCGTCAGCGTATTGCTATTGCGCGCGGGCTGATGCTCGATCCGGACGTGGTGATTGCCGATGAGCCGGTCTCCGCGCTCGACGTATCCGTACGTGCGCAGGTGCTGAACCTTATGATGGATCTCCAGCAGGAGCTGGGGCTGTCTTACGTGTTCATCTCCCACGACCTGTCGGTTGTCGAGCACATTGCTGATGAAGTGATGGTGATGTACCTGGGACGCTGCGTGGAGAAGGGGACTAAAGACCAGATCTTTAATAACCCTCGTCACCCGTATACCCAGGCGCTGCTGTCTGCGACGCCGCGTCTGAACCCGGACGATCGTCGTGAGCGTATCAAGCTGACGGGTGAACTGCCAAGTCCGCTGAATCCGCCTCCGGGATGTGCATTCAACGCCCGCTGCAGCCGCCGCTTTGGCCCGTGCACCCAGCTCCAGCCGCAGCTGAAGGAGTATGGCGGCCAGCTGGTTGCCTGCTTTGCGGTCGATCAGGATGAAAATGGCGAGAAGCCACATCCATAA
- the coaA gene encoding type I pantothenate kinase → MSKKEQTLMTPYLHFNRSQWAALRDSVPMTLTEGEIARLKGINEDLSLEEVAEIYLPLSRLLNFYISSNLRRQAVLEQFLGTNGQRIPYIISIAGSVAVGKSTTARVLQALLSRWPEHRSVELITTDGFLHPNEVLKERGLMKKKGFPLSYDMHRLVKFVSDLKSGVPHVTAPVYSHLIYDRIPGGDKTVVQPDILILEGLNVLQSGMDYPHDPHHVFVSDFVDFSIYVDAPEDLLQNWYINRFLKFREGAFTDPDSYFHHYAQLSEEEAIGVATGLWNEINYVNLKENILPTRERASLILTKSEKHAVDQIRLRK, encoded by the coding sequence ATGAGCAAAAAAGAGCAAACGTTAATGACGCCTTATCTTCACTTTAACCGCAGCCAGTGGGCTGCCCTGCGTGATTCCGTCCCTATGACGCTGACGGAAGGTGAAATCGCGCGGTTAAAAGGGATAAACGAAGATCTGTCCCTGGAAGAGGTGGCAGAAATTTATCTTCCCCTCTCTCGCTTGCTTAACTTCTATATCAGCTCGAACCTGCGTCGTCAGGCCGTGCTGGAGCAGTTTCTCGGGACGAACGGTCAACGCATTCCTTATATCATTAGTATCGCAGGCAGTGTGGCCGTGGGTAAAAGTACCACCGCGCGCGTCCTGCAGGCGCTGTTGAGTCGCTGGCCGGAACACCGCAGCGTGGAGCTGATCACCACCGACGGCTTCCTGCACCCGAACGAGGTGTTAAAAGAACGCGGACTGATGAAGAAGAAGGGTTTCCCGCTTTCTTATGATATGCATCGTCTGGTGAAGTTTGTCTCTGACCTGAAATCCGGCGTGCCGCACGTGACTGCGCCAGTCTATTCGCACCTGATCTACGATCGCATTCCGGGCGGGGATAAAACCGTGGTCCAGCCGGACATCCTGATTCTGGAAGGTCTGAACGTACTGCAAAGCGGGATGGACTATCCTCACGACCCGCATCACGTATTCGTCTCGGATTTTGTTGATTTCTCTATTTATGTCGATGCGCCGGAAGACCTGCTGCAAAACTGGTACATCAACCGCTTCCTGAAGTTCCGCGAAGGGGCCTTCACCGATCCGGATTCCTATTTCCACCACTATGCCCAGCTTTCTGAAGAAGAAGCGATCGGTGTGGCCACGGGGCTGTGGAACGAGATCAACTACGTGAACCTCAAAGAGAACATCCTGCCGACGCGCGAGCGTGCAAGCCTGATCCTCACCAAGAGCGAGAAGCACGCCGTCGACCAGATTCGCCTGCGGAAATAA
- the tuf gene encoding elongation factor Tu — protein sequence MSKEKFERTKPHVNVGTIGHVDHGKTTLTAAITTVLAKTYGGSARAFDQIDNAPEEKARGITINTSHVEYDTPTRHYAHVDCPGHADYVKNMITGAAQMDGAILVVAATDGPMPQTREHILLGRQVGVPFIIVFLNKCDMVDDEELLELVEMEVRELLSQYDFPGDDTPIVRGSALKALEGDAEWEAKIIELAGFLDSYIPEPERAIDKPFLLPIEDVFSISGRGTVVTGRVERGIIKVGEEVEIVGIKETAKSTCTGVEMFRKLLDEGRAGENVGVLLRGIKREEIERGQVLAKPGSIKPHTKFESEVYILSKDEGGRHTPFFKGYRPQFYFRTTDVTGTIELPEGVEMVMPGDNIKMVVTLIHPIAMDDGLRFAIREGGRTVGAGVVAKVLG from the coding sequence ATGTCTAAAGAAAAGTTTGAACGTACAAAACCGCACGTTAACGTCGGTACTATCGGCCACGTTGACCATGGTAAAACAACGCTGACCGCTGCAATCACTACCGTTCTGGCAAAAACCTACGGTGGTTCTGCTCGTGCATTCGACCAGATCGATAACGCACCAGAAGAAAAAGCTCGTGGTATCACCATCAACACCTCTCACGTTGAGTACGACACCCCGACTCGCCACTACGCACACGTAGACTGCCCAGGCCACGCCGACTATGTTAAAAACATGATCACCGGTGCTGCGCAGATGGACGGCGCGATCCTGGTTGTTGCTGCGACTGACGGCCCAATGCCTCAGACTCGTGAGCACATCCTGCTGGGTCGTCAGGTAGGCGTTCCTTTCATCATCGTGTTCCTGAACAAATGCGACATGGTTGATGACGAAGAGCTGCTGGAACTGGTAGAGATGGAAGTTCGTGAACTGCTGTCTCAGTACGATTTCCCGGGCGACGATACCCCAATCGTTCGTGGTTCTGCTCTGAAAGCGCTGGAAGGCGACGCAGAGTGGGAAGCGAAAATCATCGAACTGGCTGGCTTCCTGGATTCTTACATCCCAGAACCAGAGCGTGCGATTGACAAGCCATTCCTGCTGCCAATCGAAGACGTATTCTCCATCTCCGGTCGTGGTACCGTTGTTACCGGTCGTGTAGAGCGCGGTATCATCAAAGTTGGCGAAGAAGTTGAAATCGTTGGTATCAAAGAGACTGCTAAGTCTACCTGTACTGGCGTTGAAATGTTCCGCAAACTGCTGGACGAAGGCCGTGCTGGTGAGAACGTTGGTGTTCTGCTGCGTGGTATCAAACGTGAAGAAATCGAACGTGGTCAGGTTCTGGCGAAGCCAGGCTCAATCAAGCCACACACCAAGTTCGAATCTGAAGTGTACATCCTGTCCAAAGACGAAGGCGGCCGTCATACTCCGTTCTTCAAAGGCTACCGTCCACAGTTCTACTTCCGTACAACTGACGTGACCGGTACCATCGAACTGCCAGAAGGCGTTGAGATGGTAATGCCAGGCGACAACATCAAGATGGTTGTGACTCTGATCCACCCAATCGCGATGGATGACGGTCTGCGTTTCGCAATCCGTGAAGGCGGCCGTACCGTTGGCGCGGGCGTGGTTGCTAAAGTTCTCGGCTAA
- the secE gene encoding preprotein translocase subunit SecE, with protein MSANTEAQGSGRGLEAMKWVAVAVLLIVAIVGNYLYRDMMLPLRALAVVILIAAAGGVALLTTKGKATVAFAREARTEVRKVIWPTRQETLHTTLIVAAVTAVMSLILWGLDGILVRLVSFITGLRF; from the coding sequence ATGAGTGCGAATACCGAAGCTCAAGGGAGCGGGCGCGGCCTGGAAGCGATGAAGTGGGTCGCTGTTGCCGTGCTGCTGATTGTGGCAATCGTTGGCAACTATCTTTATCGTGACATGATGCTGCCGCTCCGCGCGCTGGCAGTGGTGATTCTGATTGCTGCAGCGGGCGGTGTCGCGCTGTTGACGACTAAAGGTAAAGCAACCGTTGCTTTTGCACGTGAAGCGCGTACCGAAGTCCGCAAGGTCATTTGGCCGACTCGCCAGGAAACACTGCACACCACGCTGATCGTGGCAGCAGTAACTGCGGTAATGTCACTGATCCTGTGGGGACTGGATGGTATTCTGGTTCGCCTGGTTTCCTTTATTACTGGCCTGAGGTTCTAA
- the nusG gene encoding transcription termination/antitermination protein NusG translates to MSEAPKKRWYVVQAFSGFEGRVATSLREHIKLHNMEELFGEVMVPTEEVVEIRGGQRRKSERKFFPGYVLVQMVMNDASWHLVRSVPRVMGFIGGTSDRPAPISDKEVDAIMNRLQQVGDKPRPKTLFEPGEMVRVSDGPFADFNGVVEEVDYEKSRLKVSVSIFGRATPVELDFAQVEKA, encoded by the coding sequence ATGTCTGAAGCCCCTAAAAAGCGTTGGTACGTCGTTCAGGCGTTTTCCGGTTTTGAAGGCCGCGTAGCAACGTCGCTGCGTGAGCATATCAAATTACACAACATGGAAGAGTTATTTGGCGAAGTTATGGTTCCGACCGAAGAAGTGGTTGAGATCCGTGGCGGCCAACGTCGCAAAAGCGAGCGTAAATTCTTCCCGGGTTACGTGCTGGTTCAGATGGTGATGAACGACGCGAGCTGGCACCTGGTGCGCAGCGTACCGCGCGTGATGGGCTTTATCGGCGGCACGTCTGACCGTCCGGCGCCAATCAGCGACAAAGAAGTTGATGCGATTATGAACCGCCTGCAGCAGGTGGGTGATAAGCCGCGTCCGAAAACGCTGTTTGAACCGGGTGAAATGGTTCGTGTTAGCGACGGTCCGTTTGCTGACTTTAACGGTGTGGTTGAAGAAGTGGACTACGAGAAGTCCCGCCTGAAAGTTTCTGTTTCTATCTTCGGTCGTGCGACCCCGGTAGAACTGGACTTTGCGCAGGTCGAAAAAGCCTAA
- the rplK gene encoding 50S ribosomal protein L11, translating to MAKKVQAYVKLQVAAGMANPSPPVGPALGQQGVNIMEFCKAFNAKTESLEKGLPIPVVITVYADRSFTFVTKTPPAAVLLKKAAGIKSGSGKPNKDKVGKISRAQLQEIAQTKAADMTGADIEAMTRSIEGTARSMGLVVED from the coding sequence ATGGCTAAGAAAGTACAAGCCTACGTCAAGCTGCAGGTTGCAGCTGGTATGGCGAACCCAAGTCCACCAGTTGGTCCAGCTCTGGGTCAGCAGGGTGTGAACATCATGGAATTCTGTAAAGCGTTCAACGCCAAAACCGAATCCCTGGAAAAAGGTCTGCCAATCCCAGTCGTAATCACTGTTTACGCTGACCGTTCTTTCACTTTCGTTACCAAAACCCCTCCAGCAGCAGTTCTGCTGAAGAAAGCGGCTGGTATCAAGTCTGGTTCCGGTAAACCGAACAAAGACAAAGTGGGTAAAATTTCCCGCGCTCAGCTGCAGGAAATCGCGCAGACCAAAGCTGCCGACATGACTGGTGCCGACATTGAAGCGATGACTCGCTCAATCGAAGGTACTGCACGTTCCATGGGCCTGGTAGTGGAGGACTAA
- the rplA gene encoding 50S ribosomal protein L1: MAKLTKRMSVIRDKVDATKQYDINEAIALLKELATAKFVESVDVAVNLGIDARKSDQNVRGATVLPHGTGRSVRVAVFAQGANAEAAKAAGAELVGMEDLADQIKKGEMNFDVVIASPDAMRVVGQLGQVLGPRGLMPNPKVGTVTPNVAEAVKNAKAGQVRYRNDKNGIIHTTIGKVDFDADKLKENLEALLVALKKAKPTQAKGVYIKKVSISTTMGAGVAVDQAGLSAAAN; encoded by the coding sequence ATGGCTAAACTGACCAAGCGCATGTCCGTGATCCGTGACAAAGTTGATGCGACCAAACAGTACGACATCAACGAAGCTATCGCTCTGCTGAAAGAACTAGCAACTGCTAAGTTCGTTGAAAGCGTTGACGTTGCCGTTAACCTCGGCATCGACGCGCGTAAATCCGATCAGAACGTTCGTGGCGCAACTGTACTGCCACACGGTACTGGCCGTTCCGTTCGCGTAGCTGTATTTGCTCAGGGTGCAAACGCTGAAGCTGCTAAAGCTGCCGGCGCTGAACTGGTAGGTATGGAAGATCTGGCTGATCAGATCAAGAAAGGCGAAATGAACTTTGACGTTGTTATTGCTTCTCCAGATGCAATGCGCGTTGTTGGCCAGCTGGGCCAGGTTCTGGGTCCACGCGGCCTGATGCCTAACCCGAAAGTTGGTACTGTAACTCCTAACGTTGCTGAAGCGGTTAAGAACGCTAAAGCAGGTCAGGTTCGTTATCGTAACGACAAAAACGGCATCATCCACACCACCATCGGTAAAGTGGACTTTGACGCTGACAAACTGAAAGAAAACCTGGAAGCTCTGCTGGTTGCGCTGAAAAAAGCAAAACCAACTCAGGCGAAAGGCGTGTACATCAAGAAAGTTAGCATCTCCACCACCATGGGTGCAGGTGTTGCAGTTGACCAGGCTGGCCTGAGCGCTGCTGCAAACTAA
- the rplJ gene encoding 50S ribosomal protein L10: protein MALNLQDKQAIVAEVSEVAKGALSAVVADSRGVTVDKMTELRKAGREAGVYMRVVRNTLLRRVVEGTQFECLKDTFVGPTLIAYSMEHPGAAARLFKEFAKANAKFEVKAAAFEGELIPASQIDRLATLPTYEEAIARLMATMKEASAGKLVRTLAAVRDAKEAA, encoded by the coding sequence ATGGCTTTAAATCTTCAAGACAAACAAGCGATTGTTGCTGAAGTCAGCGAAGTAGCCAAAGGCGCGCTGTCTGCAGTAGTTGCGGATTCCCGTGGCGTTACTGTAGACAAAATGACTGAACTGCGTAAAGCAGGTCGTGAAGCTGGCGTATACATGCGTGTTGTTCGTAACACCCTGCTGCGTCGCGTAGTTGAAGGTACTCAGTTCGAGTGCCTGAAAGACACGTTTGTTGGTCCGACCCTGATTGCATACTCTATGGAACACCCGGGCGCTGCTGCTCGTCTGTTCAAAGAGTTCGCGAAAGCGAATGCAAAATTTGAGGTCAAAGCTGCAGCCTTTGAAGGTGAGTTGATCCCGGCATCGCAAATCGATCGCCTGGCAACCCTGCCGACCTACGAAGAAGCAATTGCACGCCTGATGGCAACCATGAAAGAAGCTTCGGCTGGCAAACTGGTTCGCACTCTGGCTGCTGTTCGCGATGCGAAAGAAGCTGCTTAA
- the rplL gene encoding 50S ribosomal protein L7/L12 → MSITKDQIIEAVAAMSVMDVVELVSAMEEKFGVSAAAAVAVAAGPAEAAEEKTEFDVILKAAGANKVAVIKAVRGATGLGLKEAKDLVESAPAALKEGVSKDDAEALKKSLEEAGAEVEVK, encoded by the coding sequence ATGTCTATCACTAAAGATCAAATCATTGAAGCAGTAGCAGCTATGTCCGTAATGGACGTTGTAGAGCTGGTTTCTGCAATGGAAGAAAAATTCGGTGTTTCTGCTGCTGCTGCTGTAGCTGTAGCTGCGGGCCCGGCTGAAGCTGCTGAAGAAAAAACTGAATTCGACGTAATTCTGAAAGCTGCTGGCGCTAACAAAGTTGCTGTTATCAAAGCAGTACGTGGCGCAACTGGCCTGGGTCTGAAAGAAGCTAAAGACCTGGTAGAATCTGCTCCAGCTGCGCTGAAAGAAGGCGTGAGCAAAGACGACGCAGAAGCACTGAAAAAATCTCTGGAAGAAGCTGGCGCTGAAGTTGAAGTTAAATAA